The sequence below is a genomic window from Terriglobales bacterium.
AAGCGTCGGCTCTAATCCCGTAGATCTCTACCAGATCACTTTCAGATCGCGATACTTCCGAAACTGTGAATCGGACGTGACGATCGGGATGCCTTCGGCCAAAGCCTGGGCGATGATCATGCGGTCGAACGGATCTAGGTGATGCAAAGGCAAATTATATAGCTGGTAGGCATGGGTCGCAGTGTACGGCAGAACCCGCAGGTTGAAATCTTGAATCCCAGCGCGTACGGCATCGATTGCGAGGTTCAATTTGCCGGTCGCATATTTGACGGCGATTTCAGAGAGGCAAATCGCGCTTACTTCGGCAATTATTTCCTGCGGTTCCATCGCAGCCGCTGCTCGCTTTGACAGCCGATCCGGCGAACCGATAGCCCAGATGAATGTGGAAGTATCGAGAAGAAGGCGCATTCAATAGCGCCCCTCCAGAAAGTCGTCCACTTCTTGGTCAGTCATCGGTTTCCACCAATCAGGATCGACCTCAACAATCTTCCCTTTCAGGGTGCCAAATTTGCGTTTGCCGCTCGGCGCAGATGCAGTCCGAACCAAGTCCACTACAGGCGTTCCGCGGCGGCAGATGGTCACTGATTCCCCGTTTTCGGCCGCCTTGATTAATTCCGGCAGCCGATTCTTTGCGTCCGCAACGCTGACTTTCATACGAATCTCATTATAGCCATGTAAGATAGCTATTTCAACGACGCATTCCGTTTTGCAGCAGTGGGTCTCGTTGATGAAAACCAGGATGTGCTATACGGCTGCGCTGTCCGGAGGCAGATACCAAAGTAAAAGGCCGTCCGCGAGGACGGCCTTTCAGAGGACTACATCAGAGGACGGTTGTAATTAGTCTCCGAATACCGGTTCTTCTGCTTCCGGAGCTTCCTGGACCGCCTTCTTGGGAGCAGGCGCGATCAGGTTTGCGACGGGAACGAATCCGCCTTCGGGAACTGGTTCTTTGAGGATCTCCTTGCGATAGAGCGCCATCATGCGAGCGTTCTCGGCGTCTTGCTTGATCTTCGCGTCGCGTGCACGAATCTTTTCTTCGCGCGCGTTCTTGGCGATGCCGAGTTCGTCGAGAGTTGTGTTCGCTGCGGCGTTTACGTGCTCCTGGTTCAGCTTGAGCTTGTGAGAGGTGTCTTCCAGGCCAACGTTCTTGCCGCCGGCGAAGATCTCATGCCGTCCATGCTCGTCGTACCACTTGGTGAGGGTGGCAGTCATGTGCATCTTCTCGATGATGTTCCGCCAGCCCACGCCGGTGTTGTAGGCGCAGAACGAAATCTCGCCTTCCTGCGTGGCGTACGGAATGATGCACTGCTCGGTGCGGCGGAAGTCGTAATTGAAGAGGTCCTGGAACCACATGCCAGCGATGAACAGGAAGTTCCAGCGATCCTTGCGGCGCTTTTCGATGTCTTCCAGAGTGCGCGTACCCTTCACGCTGCCGTACTTCTTGTCGGCGTTCTTGGTTGCGCCGAAAGACTTGTCAAACTTCTGCAACAGGTCCTTCATCTTGAAATGGGTCGGAGCCTGGAAGGGATCGTAATTACGCATCAAGGCGAATGCCATGCCCATAACGGACAGGAAGCGGCCGCGGCCGGCATCGTTGATGCGGGCAACGTCCTTGGCCAGCCGCTCCATTTTCAAGAATGCTGGAATTGGAACCGCTTCTTTCGTTTCTTTGTCGATCATCATGGCAGTGCCGATTCCGCAGTTCGGATGGCATCCGCAGGAGAGCTGTCCCCAATCGGCGTTGGGACCATGTACGAGATCGGCCCAATCCGAGAAGGTGCTCATGAAGGAAATCGGGAACCAGTCGCGCGTTGGCTCGCCAATGCCCACTTGGTCTTTCACATCGTGCGCAAGATGCGACAGCGTGTAGCGCTGCGCGGTGCGACGCTCGTCAGTAACTTCTTCATCGCGTCCAGTGAATGAGACCGGCTGGAAGCTGAGGAAGCTGATGGTCTTGGGATTGTCGAGGGCGAACTGGATGATGCGTCCAACCTGCTCGTTGTTGATGCCGTTGACGATCGTCGTTACCGGCACGATCTCCACGCCGGCATTGTGCAGGTTGTGAATGGCTTTGAGCTTTACGTCGAAGAGATTGCCGACCTTGCGATGGGAGTTGGCGGCGTTGCCGATACCGTCGAACTGCAGATAGACGTACCGCAAACCAGCTTCGGCCGCCTGGCGGCAGAACTCTTCGCTCTTAGCGAATTCAATACCGTTGCTGGCAGCCTGCACTGAGTTGTAGCCGACCTTGCGCGAGTACGCGACCGCATCAAGGAAGTACGGTGAGAGCGTTGGCTCACCGCCAGAGAACTGCACCGACATCTGCCGACGCGGCTTAATCGAGATCGCGTTGTCGAGCATCGTCTTGATCTCGTCCCAAGTGAGCTCGTGCACGAAGCCAACCTGATT
It includes:
- a CDS encoding type II toxin-antitoxin system VapC family toxin, with the translated sequence MRLLLDTSTFIWAIGSPDRLSKRAAAAMEPQEIIAEVSAICLSEIAVKYATGKLNLAIDAVRAGIQDFNLRVLPYTATHAYQLYNLPLHHLDPFDRMIIAQALAEGIPIVTSDSQFRKYRDLKVIW
- a CDS encoding type II toxin-antitoxin system prevent-host-death family antitoxin; the protein is MKVSVADAKNRLPELIKAAENGESVTICRRGTPVVDLVRTASAPSGKRKFGTLKGKIVEVDPDWWKPMTDQEVDDFLEGRY
- a CDS encoding radical SAM protein, with translation MPKAIKYVEKAATIAANGAWHVFDKLNSINPNPSFTPKWSDKPLLKSYEKQKPPLGWPRTTDSLCPRCVPEIRQQIIDGKLPTEVLLNEKVGEIKAQIIERDGKILMVKDCPIHGHFEDVMAIDVDFFRHLEEVFPGRDIRAHNDDKLHNHGTSTIKHGRGSVLTIDLTNRCNMMCDPCFMDANQVGFVHELTWDEIKTMLDNAISIKPRRQMSVQFSGGEPTLSPYFLDAVAYSRKVGYNSVQAASNGIEFAKSEEFCRQAAEAGLRYVYLQFDGIGNAANSHRKVGNLFDVKLKAIHNLHNAGVEIVPVTTIVNGINNEQVGRIIQFALDNPKTISFLSFQPVSFTGRDEEVTDERRTAQRYTLSHLAHDVKDQVGIGEPTRDWFPISFMSTFSDWADLVHGPNADWGQLSCGCHPNCGIGTAMMIDKETKEAVPIPAFLKMERLAKDVARINDAGRGRFLSVMGMAFALMRNYDPFQAPTHFKMKDLLQKFDKSFGATKNADKKYGSVKGTRTLEDIEKRRKDRWNFLFIAGMWFQDLFNYDFRRTEQCIIPYATQEGEISFCAYNTGVGWRNIIEKMHMTATLTKWYDEHGRHEIFAGGKNVGLEDTSHKLKLNQEHVNAAANTTLDELGIAKNAREEKIRARDAKIKQDAENARMMALYRKEILKEPVPEGGFVPVANLIAPAPKKAVQEAPEAEEPVFGD